In Populus nigra chromosome 10, ddPopNigr1.1, whole genome shotgun sequence, the following proteins share a genomic window:
- the LOC133705995 gene encoding uncharacterized protein LOC133705995 isoform X1 — MFCSFPTSAHRLVDFVARKDIVTVMTEVVSDISPPPGAVATVSDAPPIHYMFKIESFSSLGKNAVETYESGVFEAGGYKWKLVLYPNGNKSNNVKDHISLYLAMVDASSLPRGWEVNVIFRLFLLDQNKDSYLVIQDAAGKERRFHGLKLECGFDQFIKLSTFNDARYGFLLDDTCVLGAEVFVCGERSRGKGEVLSMTKDPTASKYTWKIVNFSKLDEERQESQIFSTGDHQWKIVLYPKGRDLGMGTHLSIYLALDLATLPAGCRVYADYTLSLVDQVYDRRKDRYGKAKYWFAASSSERGWSKYIPLGFYQSHDHLVAKDICIIEAEVIVLGIGSPF, encoded by the exons ATGTTTTGTTCATTCCCTACATCTGCACATCGTTTAGTGGATTTTGTTGCCAGGAAAGATATCGTCACCGTCATGACAGAAGTTGTCAGCGATATTTCTCCCCCTCCTG GTGCTGTAGCAACCGTATCAGATGCACCTCCCATCCATTACATGTTTAAAATAGAGTCATTTTCGTCACTTGGGAAAAATGCAGTGGAGACATATGAATCAGGGGTTTTTGAAGCTGGAGGCTATAAATG GAAATTAGTTCTGTATCCGAACGGAAACAAGAGCAATAATGTAAAAGATCACATCTCTCTCTATTTAGCAATGGTTGACGCAAGTTCTCTTCCACGTGGTTGGGAGGTCAACGTGATTTTCCGGTTGTTTTTGCTTGACCAAAACAAGGACAGCTACTTGGTAATTCAAG ATGCAGCAGGAAAGGAAAGACGCTTTCATGGATTGAAGCTTGAATGTGGTTTTGATCAATTCATTAAGCTTTCAACATTTAATGATGCTCGTTATGGATTCCTTCTGGATGACACTTGTGTGCTTGGAGCTGAAGTATTTGTCTGTGGAGAAAGAAGCAGAGGCAAAGGAGAGGTCTTGTCAATGACAAAGGATCCTACTGCTTCCAAGTACACTTGGAAGATCGTAAACTTTTCCAAGTTGGATGAAGAACGCCAAGAATCACAAATATTCAGCACGGGAGATCATCAATg GAAGATAGTGCTCTATCCTAAAGGAAGAGATCTTGGAATGGGCACCCATCTTTCTATTTACTTGGCTCTGGATTTGGCAACCCTCCCTGCTGGTTGCAGAGTATATGCGGATTACACCTTAAGCCTTGTGGATCAAGTCTATGACAGACGGAAAGACAGGTATGGTAAAG CTAAATACTGGTTTGCTGCCTCAAGCTCAGAAAGGGGATGGTCAAAATATATTCCCCTGGGTTTTTATCAGTCACACGATCACTTGGTTGCCAAGGACATTTGCATAATTGAAGCAGAGGTCATAGTACTTGGAATTGGTTCTCCCTTTtag
- the LOC133705995 gene encoding uncharacterized protein LOC133705995 isoform X2 encodes MFCSFPTSAHRLVDFVARKDIVTVMTEVVSDISPPPGAVATVSDAPPIHYMFKIESFSSLGKNAVETYESGVFEAGGYKWKLVLYPNGNKSNNVKDHISLYLAMVDASSLPRGWEVNVIFRLFLLDQNKDSYLVIQAGKERRFHGLKLECGFDQFIKLSTFNDARYGFLLDDTCVLGAEVFVCGERSRGKGEVLSMTKDPTASKYTWKIVNFSKLDEERQESQIFSTGDHQWKIVLYPKGRDLGMGTHLSIYLALDLATLPAGCRVYADYTLSLVDQVYDRRKDRYGKAKYWFAASSSERGWSKYIPLGFYQSHDHLVAKDICIIEAEVIVLGIGSPF; translated from the exons ATGTTTTGTTCATTCCCTACATCTGCACATCGTTTAGTGGATTTTGTTGCCAGGAAAGATATCGTCACCGTCATGACAGAAGTTGTCAGCGATATTTCTCCCCCTCCTG GTGCTGTAGCAACCGTATCAGATGCACCTCCCATCCATTACATGTTTAAAATAGAGTCATTTTCGTCACTTGGGAAAAATGCAGTGGAGACATATGAATCAGGGGTTTTTGAAGCTGGAGGCTATAAATG GAAATTAGTTCTGTATCCGAACGGAAACAAGAGCAATAATGTAAAAGATCACATCTCTCTCTATTTAGCAATGGTTGACGCAAGTTCTCTTCCACGTGGTTGGGAGGTCAACGTGATTTTCCGGTTGTTTTTGCTTGACCAAAACAAGGACAGCTACTTGGTAATTCAAG CAGGAAAGGAAAGACGCTTTCATGGATTGAAGCTTGAATGTGGTTTTGATCAATTCATTAAGCTTTCAACATTTAATGATGCTCGTTATGGATTCCTTCTGGATGACACTTGTGTGCTTGGAGCTGAAGTATTTGTCTGTGGAGAAAGAAGCAGAGGCAAAGGAGAGGTCTTGTCAATGACAAAGGATCCTACTGCTTCCAAGTACACTTGGAAGATCGTAAACTTTTCCAAGTTGGATGAAGAACGCCAAGAATCACAAATATTCAGCACGGGAGATCATCAATg GAAGATAGTGCTCTATCCTAAAGGAAGAGATCTTGGAATGGGCACCCATCTTTCTATTTACTTGGCTCTGGATTTGGCAACCCTCCCTGCTGGTTGCAGAGTATATGCGGATTACACCTTAAGCCTTGTGGATCAAGTCTATGACAGACGGAAAGACAGGTATGGTAAAG CTAAATACTGGTTTGCTGCCTCAAGCTCAGAAAGGGGATGGTCAAAATATATTCCCCTGGGTTTTTATCAGTCACACGATCACTTGGTTGCCAAGGACATTTGCATAATTGAAGCAGAGGTCATAGTACTTGGAATTGGTTCTCCCTTTtag
- the LOC133705995 gene encoding ubiquitin C-terminal hydrolase 12-like isoform X3: MFCSFPTSAHRLVDFVARKDIVTVMTEVVSDISPPPGAVATVSDAPPIHYMFKIESFSSLGKNAVETYESGVFEAGGYKWKLVLYPNGNKSNNVKDHISLYLAMVDASSLPRGWEVNVIFRLFLLDQNKDSYLVIQDAAGKERRFHGLKLECGFDQFIKLSTFNDARYGFLLDDTCVLGAEVFVCGERSRGKGEVLSMTKDPTASKYTWKIVNFSKLDEERQESQIFSTGDHQWKIVLYPKGRDLGMGTHLSIYLALDLATLPAGCRVYADYTLSLVDQVYDRRKDS, from the exons ATGTTTTGTTCATTCCCTACATCTGCACATCGTTTAGTGGATTTTGTTGCCAGGAAAGATATCGTCACCGTCATGACAGAAGTTGTCAGCGATATTTCTCCCCCTCCTG GTGCTGTAGCAACCGTATCAGATGCACCTCCCATCCATTACATGTTTAAAATAGAGTCATTTTCGTCACTTGGGAAAAATGCAGTGGAGACATATGAATCAGGGGTTTTTGAAGCTGGAGGCTATAAATG GAAATTAGTTCTGTATCCGAACGGAAACAAGAGCAATAATGTAAAAGATCACATCTCTCTCTATTTAGCAATGGTTGACGCAAGTTCTCTTCCACGTGGTTGGGAGGTCAACGTGATTTTCCGGTTGTTTTTGCTTGACCAAAACAAGGACAGCTACTTGGTAATTCAAG ATGCAGCAGGAAAGGAAAGACGCTTTCATGGATTGAAGCTTGAATGTGGTTTTGATCAATTCATTAAGCTTTCAACATTTAATGATGCTCGTTATGGATTCCTTCTGGATGACACTTGTGTGCTTGGAGCTGAAGTATTTGTCTGTGGAGAAAGAAGCAGAGGCAAAGGAGAGGTCTTGTCAATGACAAAGGATCCTACTGCTTCCAAGTACACTTGGAAGATCGTAAACTTTTCCAAGTTGGATGAAGAACGCCAAGAATCACAAATATTCAGCACGGGAGATCATCAATg GAAGATAGTGCTCTATCCTAAAGGAAGAGATCTTGGAATGGGCACCCATCTTTCTATTTACTTGGCTCTGGATTTGGCAACCCTCCCTGCTGGTTGCAGAGTATATGCGGATTACACCTTAAGCCTTGTGGATCAAGTCTATGACAGACGGAAAGACAG CTAA